A DNA window from Calliphora vicina chromosome 1, idCalVici1.1, whole genome shotgun sequence contains the following coding sequences:
- the sgll gene encoding pyridoxine/pyridoxamine 5'-phosphate oxidase, with product MSSSVNLSALRMKYREKKDAFLEENIKVKEPIAQFKEWLEEAVKTEEILEPNAACLATVNSDGCPSNRYVLLKDVTNEGFTFFTNYGSRKANDIANNTNVAMTLYWCPLRRSVRIEGKAEKISREDSLTYFHQRPRASQIGALASEQSTRIPSRQHLDEIEKKIKQELGDDKEVPLPNWGGYLIRPKRVEFWQGQTDRLHDRIVFRKGDDVDKDIDNTLTHAGENGWVYERLAP from the exons ATGTCTTCGAGTGTGAATTTATCAG caTTACGTATGAAATATAGAGAAAAGAAAGATGCATTTCTGGAGGAGAATATAAAGGTTAAAGAACCTATTGCACAATTTAAAGAGTGGCTGGAAGAAGCGGTAAAGACAGAGGAAATTTTGGAACCAAATGCGGCTTGTTTGGCGACCGTGAATAG CGATGGCTGCCCTTCAAATCGTTACGTTCTGCTCAAAGATGTCACCAACGAGGGCTTCACCTTCTTCACCAACTATGGCAGTCGCAAAGCCAACGATATTGCCAATAATACCAATGTAGCCATGACCCTATATTGGTGTCCCCTACGTAGATCGGTGCGTATTGAGGGTAAGGCGGAAAAAATTTCACGCGAAGATTCTTTAACATATTTCCATCAACGACCACGAGCTAGTCAAATTGGTGCCTTGGCTTCGGAACAAAGTACAAGAATACCATCCAGACAACATTTGGATGAgattgaaaagaaaattaaacaagaatTGGGAGATGACAAAGAGGTACCATTGCCCAATTGGGGTGGTTATTTAATAAGACCAAAGCGTGTTGAATTCTGGCAAGGACAAACAGATCGTTTGCATGATCGCATTGTGTTTAGGAAGGGAGATGATGTGGATAag GACATTGATAATACTTTAACACATGCTGGTGAAAATGGCTGGGTTTATGAACGTTTGGCGCCTTAA